One Sagittula stellata E-37 genomic window carries:
- a CDS encoding NADP-dependent isocitrate dehydrogenase, translating into MSDTSTSDIIYTKVDEAPELASASLLPIIQSFASAAGVSVGTKDISLAGRIIATFPEALSADQRQTDDLAVLGDLVKKPDANVIKLPNISASVPQLVAAVKELQSQGYALPDYPESPSTDEEKAVRAKYDSIKGSAVNPVLREGNSDRRAAAAVKKFAQNNPHRMGEWTADSKTRVAAMSGDDFYSNEVSATLDKAATAKIVLETADGETVLKEGVSYPAGTVVDATYMSAKALDAFLAEEIEKTKAEGTLFSLHMKATMMKVSDPIIFGHAVKAWLAPVFEKYGDKMAALGVNPASGMGDLLARVKDEPEITKAIADCREQRPPMYMVDSDRGITNLHVPSDVIIDASMPALIRAGGKGWGPDGKEADTNCVIPDSSYAPVYDAAIEFFKANGKLNPATAGTVQNIGLMAQKAEEYGSHPTTFEIPASGTVKMILDDGTVLHSHSVEAGDIWRSASARKAPIEDWVKLAIERQKATGYRAIFWLDANRAHDAQLIEFVKPILEAQGVSDKFEIMAPREATVASLETITKGENCISITGNVLRDYLTDLFPILELATSAKMLSIVKLMQGGGLFETGAGGSAPKHVQQLQSENHLRWDSLGEFCALGESFKFLADQKGNQKARVLGDAVDTATQGILDNGHSPSRKVGEPDNRDSHYWFARYWAEALAAQSDDADLASHFAPIAKALADGESDIVAELAAAQGSPADTGGYYHNDPDKVAAVMRPSKTLNAIIG; encoded by the coding sequence ATGTCCGACACGTCCACGTCCGATATCATCTACACCAAGGTCGACGAAGCGCCCGAGCTGGCCTCTGCTTCGCTTCTTCCGATCATCCAGTCCTTTGCTTCTGCCGCCGGTGTCTCGGTCGGTACGAAGGACATCAGCCTTGCCGGGCGCATCATCGCCACCTTCCCGGAGGCTCTGTCCGCGGATCAGCGCCAGACCGACGACCTCGCCGTGCTGGGCGATCTGGTGAAGAAGCCGGACGCAAACGTGATCAAGCTTCCGAACATCTCCGCATCGGTGCCGCAGCTTGTGGCGGCGGTCAAGGAATTGCAGTCGCAGGGTTACGCTCTGCCGGATTACCCCGAATCCCCGTCCACGGACGAGGAAAAGGCCGTCCGCGCCAAGTATGACAGCATCAAGGGCTCCGCCGTGAACCCGGTTCTGCGCGAGGGGAACTCCGACCGCCGTGCAGCGGCAGCGGTCAAGAAATTCGCCCAGAACAACCCGCACCGCATGGGCGAGTGGACCGCAGACTCCAAGACCCGCGTCGCCGCGATGTCGGGCGACGATTTCTATTCCAACGAAGTGTCCGCCACGCTCGACAAGGCCGCGACCGCGAAGATCGTGCTGGAGACCGCAGATGGCGAGACCGTTCTGAAAGAGGGCGTCTCCTACCCGGCGGGCACCGTGGTCGACGCCACCTACATGTCTGCCAAGGCGCTGGATGCCTTTCTTGCCGAGGAAATCGAGAAAACCAAGGCGGAAGGCACCCTCTTCTCGCTGCACATGAAGGCGACGATGATGAAGGTCTCCGACCCGATCATCTTCGGCCATGCAGTCAAGGCGTGGCTGGCTCCGGTCTTCGAGAAGTACGGCGACAAGATGGCCGCTCTTGGAGTGAACCCGGCGTCCGGCATGGGCGATCTGCTGGCACGAGTGAAGGACGAACCGGAAATCACCAAGGCCATCGCGGACTGCCGCGAGCAGCGCCCGCCGATGTACATGGTCGACAGCGACCGTGGGATCACCAACCTGCACGTGCCGTCGGACGTCATCATCGACGCCTCGATGCCGGCGCTGATCCGCGCGGGCGGCAAGGGCTGGGGCCCGGACGGCAAGGAGGCGGACACCAACTGCGTGATCCCCGACAGCTCCTATGCGCCGGTCTATGATGCGGCGATCGAGTTCTTCAAGGCGAACGGCAAGCTGAACCCGGCCACAGCCGGCACCGTACAGAACATCGGCCTGATGGCGCAGAAGGCGGAGGAGTACGGCTCTCACCCGACCACCTTCGAGATCCCCGCCTCCGGCACCGTGAAGATGATCCTCGACGACGGCACCGTTCTGCACTCTCACAGCGTCGAAGCGGGCGACATCTGGCGGTCTGCTTCGGCCCGCAAGGCGCCGATCGAGGACTGGGTCAAGCTCGCCATCGAACGTCAGAAGGCGACCGGCTACCGCGCGATTTTCTGGCTGGACGCGAACCGCGCCCACGATGCTCAACTGATCGAGTTCGTAAAGCCGATCCTCGAAGCCCAGGGCGTTTCCGACAAGTTCGAGATCATGGCCCCGCGCGAAGCCACCGTCGCCTCGCTGGAGACCATCACCAAGGGTGAGAACTGTATCTCGATCACCGGCAACGTTCTGCGGGACTACCTGACCGACCTCTTCCCGATCCTCGAACTGGCGACCTCGGCCAAGATGTTGTCCATCGTCAAGCTGATGCAGGGCGGCGGCCTGTTCGAAACCGGCGCCGGCGGCTCTGCCCCCAAGCACGTCCAGCAGCTCCAGTCCGAAAACCACCTGCGCTGGGACAGCCTTGGCGAGTTCTGCGCGCTTGGCGAGTCGTTCAAGTTCCTCGCCGACCAGAAGGGCAACCAGAAGGCCCGCGTTCTGGGTGACGCGGTCGACACCGCCACGCAGGGCATCCTGGACAATGGGCATTCGCCTTCGCGCAAGGTTGGCGAGCCGGACAACCGCGACAGCCACTACTGGTTTGCGCGGTACTGGGCAGAGGCGCTTGCGGCTCAGTCGGACGATGCCGATCTGGCGTCTCATTTCGCGCCCATCGCC
- a CDS encoding polysaccharide biosynthesis/export family protein — MSGTSKRAQDRGLLPKAGRWIGAAALTVALTSCGITYNSPTVNSSAEGFQVTVLEMSPTIVASANRSPYAPQSLPASFFANAGGGSARGAGAIPPTPYLPDESRETVEFRPLPDVAPQPYRIGVGDELLLATKSRNSVEELSGLLAAANQRQGYTVRDDGNIAIPDVGSIAVAGLTIEEAENRLFQVLVDNQIDPTFSLEVSRFNSQRVAVGGAVRAPTIVPITPNDLTLGEAIIAAGGTEVRDREFASIRVYRQGTLYQIPLEIYLQNPGMKDKLMQAGDAVFVDTSYDLDRALEFYRAKIDVISLRQEARNSALNNLMTEINIRRGALEEDRTNFDRREKYGANGRQYVYLAGEVSDQNRFALPFNDRATLADVLYGEGGFDTTTGDPSEIYVLRGDPQAGYGDIVIAYHLNARNAAKLILATKFEMRPDDIIFIEEQPITKWNRALQQLFPVLLRSAQNAL; from the coding sequence ATGAGCGGGACCTCCAAGCGGGCGCAGGATCGGGGCCTTCTGCCGAAAGCAGGGCGCTGGATCGGAGCCGCGGCGCTGACCGTTGCGCTGACATCCTGCGGAATCACCTACAACAGCCCCACGGTCAATTCATCAGCAGAGGGCTTCCAGGTAACCGTCTTGGAAATGTCGCCGACGATCGTGGCAAGCGCCAACCGTTCGCCCTATGCGCCGCAAAGCTTGCCCGCGTCTTTCTTCGCCAACGCAGGTGGCGGCAGCGCGCGTGGCGCCGGCGCCATCCCGCCGACCCCCTATCTGCCCGACGAATCGCGTGAAACCGTCGAGTTTCGCCCCCTGCCCGACGTTGCGCCGCAGCCGTACCGCATCGGCGTGGGCGACGAGCTTCTTCTGGCCACCAAGAGCCGCAATTCGGTCGAGGAACTGTCCGGCCTGCTCGCCGCGGCGAACCAGCGTCAGGGGTACACCGTCCGCGACGACGGCAACATCGCCATTCCCGACGTGGGCTCCATCGCAGTGGCCGGCCTGACCATCGAAGAGGCCGAGAACCGCCTGTTCCAGGTGCTGGTCGACAACCAGATCGATCCGACCTTCAGCCTTGAAGTCAGCCGCTTCAATTCGCAGCGTGTGGCCGTTGGTGGCGCAGTGCGCGCCCCGACCATCGTGCCCATCACGCCCAACGACCTGACACTCGGCGAGGCGATCATCGCCGCCGGTGGCACGGAAGTCCGCGACAGGGAATTCGCCTCGATCCGCGTGTACCGTCAGGGCACGCTCTACCAGATCCCTCTGGAAATCTACCTCCAGAACCCGGGCATGAAGGACAAGCTCATGCAGGCGGGCGACGCTGTGTTCGTCGATACCTCCTACGATCTGGACCGGGCGCTGGAGTTCTACCGGGCGAAGATCGACGTGATCTCCCTGCGCCAGGAAGCCCGCAACAGCGCGCTGAACAACTTGATGACGGAAATCAACATCCGCCGCGGCGCGCTTGAAGAGGACCGCACCAACTTTGATCGCCGCGAGAAGTACGGTGCCAACGGCCGCCAGTACGTCTACCTTGCCGGTGAAGTGAGCGACCAGAACCGCTTTGCCCTGCCGTTCAACGACCGTGCCACGCTGGCAGACGTCTTGTACGGCGAGGGCGGCTTTGACACGACGACGGGCGATCCGTCCGAGATTTACGTGCTGCGCGGCGACCCGCAGGCCGGCTATGGCGACATCGTCATTGCCTACCACCTGAACGCCCGAAATGCAGCGAAACTGATCCTCGCAACAAAGTTCGAGATGCGTCCCGACGACATCATCTTCATCGAGGAACAGCCGATCACCAAATGGAACCGCGCCCTTCAGCAGCTGTTCCCCGTCCTGCTCCGCAGCGCACAGAACGCTCTTTGA
- a CDS encoding metallophosphoesterase, whose protein sequence is MRLFGKPRGRDRDHQPAVRASVPFDAPLAPEEAFFAIGDVHGCLSQLGKLLLEIDKRDNAPKIVCLGDMIDRGDHSAGVLQLLLALSREMGDQLVCLRGNHEQMMLRFIEDPDRYESRWLSHGGLQTLASFGVSRSGKRDPEGLRDRLLDAMGDDMVNWLRDLPSQWQTGNVATVHAAADPALPMNFQSTQVLAWGHPDFFRVNREDSIWVVHGHTITEEATAQDGRISVDTGAYVNGRLTAAHIYPGGVDFIHT, encoded by the coding sequence ATGAGACTTTTCGGCAAGCCACGCGGGCGCGACCGCGACCACCAACCAGCAGTGCGGGCAAGCGTCCCTTTCGACGCGCCTTTGGCGCCGGAAGAGGCGTTTTTTGCCATCGGCGACGTGCACGGCTGCCTCTCGCAACTTGGCAAACTGCTGCTGGAAATCGACAAGCGGGACAACGCGCCGAAAATCGTCTGCCTGGGTGACATGATTGACCGTGGCGATCACTCCGCCGGCGTCCTGCAGTTGCTGCTGGCCCTGAGCCGGGAGATGGGCGACCAACTCGTTTGCCTGCGTGGCAACCACGAACAGATGATGCTCCGCTTTATCGAGGACCCGGACCGCTACGAATCCCGCTGGCTAAGTCATGGCGGCCTTCAGACGCTGGCGAGTTTCGGCGTCTCCCGCAGCGGCAAACGTGATCCGGAGGGCCTGCGCGACCGGCTCCTCGATGCGATGGGGGATGACATGGTGAACTGGCTGCGGGACCTGCCATCCCAATGGCAGACCGGCAACGTGGCCACCGTACACGCCGCCGCAGACCCTGCGCTTCCGATGAACTTCCAGTCGACGCAGGTTCTGGCGTGGGGCCACCCCGACTTTTTCCGGGTCAACCGCGAGGATAGCATCTGGGTGGTTCACGGACACACCATAACCGAAGAAGCCACAGCGCAGGACGGGCGTATTTCCGTCGACACCGGAGCCTACGTCAACGGTCGCCTGACCGCCGCGCACATCTATCCAGGCGGTGTCGACTTTATCCACACCTGA